Proteins from one Camelina sativa cultivar DH55 chromosome 8, Cs, whole genome shotgun sequence genomic window:
- the LOC104710006 gene encoding uncharacterized protein LOC104710006, which yields MENEVGWMNEVLDNSDDGESFIEMQINKAATGLSISSSPSPDNEMQKTTIFSSSSSCFSAYSSVARLMMMKLGCLSIVGVIREKVNVGEKWVLQVIHRRRSKRPVRYYCEGNTNTNEETLTEESLKAAIAYCNASSSSLPSTNLIINRDR from the coding sequence ATGGAGAATGAGGTGGGATGGATGAACGAAGTGCTGGACAACAGCGACGATGGTGAGTCTTTCATCGAAATGCAAATCAACAAAGCAGCCACAGGATTGagcatctcttcttctccatctcccgATAACGAAATGCAGAAGACAACAATCTTCTCATcgtcctctagctgcttctctGCATACAGTAGCGTGGCGAGGTTAATGATGATGAAACTGGGGTGTTTGAGTATAGTGGGAGTGATAAGAGAGAAAGTGAACGTGGGAGAGAAGTGGGTCCTTCAAGTTATACACAGAAGACGAAGCAAGAGACCCGTACGATACTACTGTGAAGGCAACACTAATACAAACGAGGAAACATTAACGGAAGAATCCCTCAAGGCAGCCATCGCTTACTGCAATGCCTCCTCTAGCTCACTCCCCTCTACAAACTTGATAATTAATAGAGACCGATAA
- the LOC104710007 gene encoding uncharacterized protein LOC104710007 translates to MDGPMLDPESNLLNDEYARGVGEFMELACQQPIALKTRKLKCPCSICQNSHNIRIDLVWGHLYSNGFMPGYKIWFLHGERPEYNSSSEPYIVDRVEEPRTEVDYGVGSLEMVNDAYRENMQSMGQNVYSLEEPNAEAHKFFSMLDAAKQPLYGGCRDGHSALSSASRLMTIKTDYNLAEECVDAITDFVKDILPEDNHFPGTYYEIQKLVAGLGLPYQMIDVCEDNCMIYWREDEDRTRCRFCQKPRYQDRIGRVPVPYKRMWYLPITERLKRLYQSERTAGPMRWHAEHRSNGEITHPSDAEAWRHFQSVYPDFAYERRNVYLGLSTDGFNPFGKHGRQYSLWPVIVTPYNLPPSLCMRREFLFLSILVPGPNHPKRSLDVFLQPLIYELKMLWDHGATTYDVSTKQNFQMRAALMWTISDFPAYGMLSGWTTHGRLACPYCQDNTDAFQLRHGRKTSWFDCHRRFLPARHPYRRSRTLFRKNKQVVDAPPPEVDGHSLLEQLRDFGAERTTDCGGNGHVVVYGAGINHNWHKHSIFWVLPYWKDLLLKHNLDVMHVEKNVFDNLMNIVLNVPGKTKDNVKSRLDLPDICDREELHVLENGRCSIPIFRLDTRKKEAFFNWITHDVKFPDGYASNLRNCVDMAEEKFTGMKSHDYHVVMQRLLPFAFEHLLPDNVHQAIAGVGAFFRDLCSRTLTFDGIRNLEENIPMILCNLEKIFPPSFFDVMEHLPIHLPREAKLGGPVQYRWMYPFERYMFHLKKKVKNLSKVEGSIVAQSINEEASNFAEFYFPAQVRTKRRRPTRHDDGGEMASYSVYIPSLFTQVGRLSGTRKNRQLSQQEYTHLHMYILTNCEDIMEYEKIYMALIRSYYPNYTEAQLEEHKQRDFVPWLKYYVNDESEKGQTFPSWLVELVNGPNYIATSSPGYCTRGYAFRIHEEGSRRRTTDSGISSHTSDVVYYGVLREILEVRYPGMLNLRCIVFFCDWYDPYIDRGVRVDRFGVTSVNIRRRLVKYDPFILASHADQVCYIRYPRVSNAPDTWVTVTQINPRGRIYGVADHDPLQPSGIGYMAPVEHSFDVDLVVDFTQFTDDRVDSESEDEIGEFDEDDSDSASTDYSSDSE, encoded by the exons ATGGACGGACCGATGCTCGATCCAGAATCAAATTTATTGAATGATGAGTATGCTCGTGGTGTTGGTGAATTTATGGAATTGGCTTGTCAACAACCGATCGCTCTAAAAACCCGTAAGTTGAAATGTCCATGTTCGATTTGTCAGAATTCTCACAATATTAGGATTGATTTAGTATGGGGTCATCTTTATTCCAATGGTTTTATGCCGGGTTACAAGATTTGGTTTCTCCATGGTGAAAGACCAGAGTACAATAGTTCTAGCGAACCATATATTGTTGATAGAGTAGAGGAACCTAGAACAGAAGTAGATTATGGTGTGGGTTCTCTtgagatggtgaatgatgcatataGGGAAAATATGCAATCGATGGGTCAAAATGTTTATAGTTTAGAGGAGCCTAATGCAGAGGCACAcaagtttttttctatgttgGACGCAGCTAAGCAGCCGTTATACGGAGGTTGTAGGGACGGTCATTCCGCTTTGTCATCTGCAAGCAGATTGATGACCATAAAGACGGACTATAATTTGGCTGAGGAATGTGTGGATGCGATAACTGATTTTGTGAAAGACATTTTGCCGGAAGATAATCATTTTCCAGGTACATATTACGAGATTCAGAAATTGGTCGCCGGTCTTGGTTTGCCTTATCAAATGATAgatgtatgcgaagataatTGCATGATCTAttggagagaagacgaagatagGACAAGGTGTCGATTTTGTCAAAAACCAAGATATCAGGATAGAATCGGTAGGGTTCCAGTTCCATATAAGAGGATGTGGTATTTACCGATCACGGAAAGGTTGAAGCGATTATATCAATCTGAGCGTACGGCAGGTCCAATGAGATGGCACGCAGAACATAGATCAAACGGAGAGATTACGCATCCTTCAGATGCGGAAGCATGGAGGCATTTCCAATCTGTGTATCCGGATTTTGCGTATGAGCGACGAAACGTGTACCTAGGATTATCTACAGATGGTTTCAACCCATTTGGAAAGCATGGAAGACAATATTCGTTGTGGCCAGTAATCGTAACACCTTATAACTTACCACCATCTTTGTGCATGCGTCGagagtttcttttcctttcgaTTTTGGTTCCCGGTCCAAATCATCCAAAGAGGTCTCTTGATGTGTTTCTCCAACCGTTGATATATGAGTTGAAAATGTTATGGGATCATGGTGCTACAACATATGATGTATCAACCAAGCAGAATTTCCAGATGCGTGCAGCACTTATGTGGACGATAAGTGACTTTCCAGCTTATGGGATGCTATCTGGATGGACAACTCATGGAAGGTTAGCGTGTCCATATTGTCAAGATAACACAGATGCGTTCCAGTTGAGGCATGGACGTAAAACGAGTTGGTTTGATTGCCATAGAAGATTTCTACCAGCTCGTCACCCTTACCGGCGTTCGCGGACATTGTTTAGAAAGAATAAGCAAGTGGTTGATGCACCACCTCCTGAGGTCGATGGACATAGTTTACTAGAACAGTTAAGAGATTTTGGAGCGGAGAGGACTACAGATTGTGGTGGTAATGGACATGTTGTTGTGTATGGTGCTGGTATCAATCACAATTGGCATAAACATAGTATCTTTTGGGTGTTGCCTTATTggaaagatcttttgttaaaacataATCTTGATGTCATGCACGTCGAGAAGAACGTCTTCGACAACCTCATGAACATTGTTCTAAATGTCCCGGGAAAGACTAAAGATAATGTGAAGTCTAGATTAGATTTGCCAGATATATGTGATCGCGAGGAGCTTCATGTACTAGAAAATGGGAGATGTTCAATCCCGATATTTCGGCTAGACACGCGCAAAAAGGAAGCGTTCTTCAACTGGATTACCCACGATGTCAAATTTCCTGATGGATACGCATCTAATTTGCGTAATTGTGTTGATATGGCTGAAGAAAAGTTTACTGGGATGAAGAGCCATGATTATCATGTTGTGATGCAGCGACTTCTTCCATTTGCATTTGAGCATCTTTTACCCGACAATGTCCACCAAGCAATTGCAG GTGTAGGTGCATTTTTTCGGGATTTATGCTCGAGAACACTTACTTTTGACGGTATTCGTAATTTGGAAGAAAACATACCAATGATCTTATGCAATCTAGAGAAGATATTTCCCCCATCTTTTTTTGATGTTATGGAGCATCTCCCAATACACCTTCCGCGAGAAGCTAAACTTGGTGGTCCTGTTCAATATcggtggatgtatccttttgagcgGTATATGTTccatctgaagaagaaggtgaaaaatTTAAGCAAAGTTGAAGGCTCTATTGTGGCACAAAGTATAAACGAAGAAGCGTCAAATTTTGCTGAATTTTACTTTCCTGCCCAAGTTCGTACAAAAAGACGACGTCCTACTCGTCATGATGATGGAGGCGAAATGGCTAGTTATTCGGTATACATACCTAGCTTGTTTACCCAAGTTGGGAGACTCAGTGGGACACGAAAGAATCGCCAACTGTCGCAGCAAGAGTATACGCACTTACATATGTATATTCTCACTAACTGTGAGGATATTATGGAATATGAGAA gATTTACATGGCGTTAATACGCTCTTACTACCCAAATTATACCGAGGCACAACTTGAGGAGCATAAGCAAAGAGATTTCGTGCCTTGGTTGAAATATTAT gtTAACGATGAAAGCGAGAAAGGTCAAACATTTCCATCATGGCTAGTAGAGTTAGTAAACGGTCCCAACTACATTGCAACGTCTTCTCCAGGGTATTGCACGAGGGGATATGCATTTCGGATTCATGAGGAAGGAAGTAGGCGGAGAACAACCGATTCGGGTATATCATCTCATACAAGTGATGTTGTATATTATGGTGTCCTTAGAGAGATTTTAGAAGTACGCTATCCGGGGATGTTAAACTTGAGAtgcattgttttcttttgtgattgGTATGATCCTTACATCGATCGTGGTGTTAGAGTTGACCGATTTGGTGTTACGTCCGTTAACATAAGACGTAGATTGGTGAAATATGATCCGTTCATCCTTGCGTCACATGCAGACCAA GTTTGCTACATTCGCTATCCTCGCGTTTCTAATGCTCCCGATACTTGGGTAACAGTTACGCAAATAAACCCAAGAGGAAGAATATACGGAGTTGCCGATCATGATCCTTTGCAACCTAGCGGAATTGGCTACATGGCCCCAGTTGAGCATTCTTTTGATGTTGACCTCGTGGTTGACTTCACCCAATTCACAGATGACAGAGTTGACTCTGAATCCGAAGATGAAATTGGAGAATTTGACGAAGATGATTCAGACTCAGCTTCTACCGATTACTCTTCTGATTcagaatag